The following proteins come from a genomic window of Venturia canescens isolate UGA chromosome 4, ASM1945775v1, whole genome shotgun sequence:
- the LOC122408867 gene encoding uncharacterized isoform X1 — translation MISQRKYNAKVSKEQRNVPPETPPNCDNLGRNIKLFSLSVIMLMIIVLIVLIIAMVMNNALDFDGEDKKQSILETLTIISAVVLGVAWITAIWHISVATKGLRLCQQLKK, via the coding sequence ATGATTTCGCAACGAAAatataatgcaaaagtttctAAAGAACAAAGAAATGTACCCCCGGAAACTCCTCCCAATTGCGACAATCTCGGAAGAAACATCAAACTATTTTCACTTTCCGTGATAATGTTAATGATAATCGTTTTGATCGTGTTGATTATTGCAATGGTAATGAATAATGCATTGGATTTCGACGGCGAAGATAAGAAACAATCGATCCTTGAAACTCTGACTATAATTAGCGCGGTGGTTCTTGGAGTTGCTTGGATAACTGCAATATGGCATATTTCAGTAGCAACTAAGGGTCTTCGGCTTTGCCAGCAgttaaaaaagtga
- the LOC122408866 gene encoding uncharacterized LOC122408866 has product MDSEISAEKSYIIEVRCQAIRSAFGFIDHYFLVAGNLEYHKDLFKNGPILPAGTTKGAHTICEKTVCENCYANIIRTYVTPEKKRLTSLSSFVNFEALAMNFSSQTTIVLFTPFIAGLIGLGQYLYAIILTLIGVLILLVWSKYVFSRKIRVSCWHLKDRE; this is encoded by the coding sequence ATGGATTCTGAAATATCGGCAGAGAAATCATATATCATAGAGGTACGATGTCAAGCCATACGTTCGGCGTTCGGTTTCATTGATCATTATTTTCTCGTTGCTGGCAATTTGGAGTACCACAAAGATCTTTTTAAAAATGGTCCGATTTTACCCGCCGGTACAACCAAAGGAGCGCACACGATCTGTGAAAAAACTGTTTGCGAAAATTGCTACGCGAACATAATACGAACGTATGTAACGCCGGAGAAAAAACGGTTGACTTCCCTCTCTTCCTTTGTGAATTTCGAAGCATTGGCTATGAATTTTAGCTCGCAGACAACGATCGTGCTGTTTACACCGTTCATTGCAGGACTGATCGGTTTGGGCCAATACCTTTACGCTATTATACTAACTCTCATCGGAGTGCTAATATTACTCGTATGGAGCAAATACGTTTTTAGTCGTAAGATCAGAGTTTCGTGTTGGCATCTTAAGGACAGGGAAtag